From the genome of Populus trichocarpa isolate Nisqually-1 chromosome 15, P.trichocarpa_v4.1, whole genome shotgun sequence, one region includes:
- the LOC7457762 gene encoding high affinity nitrate transporter 2.5 → MEIEGQATVKESQPPKFALPVDSEHKATEFRLFSVAAPHMRAFHLSWVSFFACFVSTFAAPPLLPIIRDNLNLTASDIGNAGIASVSGAVFARVAMGTACDLFGPRLASASLILITAPAVYFTSIASSSTSFLLVRFFTGFSLATFVSTQFWMSSMFSAPVVGTANGVAGGWGNLGGGATQLIMPLVFALIRDIGAIKFTAWRIAFFIPALFQTLSAFAVLIFGKDLPDGNFRRLQKAGDKTKDKFSNVFYHGIKNYRGWILALSYGYCFGVELTIDNIVAEYFYDRFDLKLHTAGMIAASFGLANIVSRPGGGMLSDAVGKRFGMRGRLWALWVVQTLGGVFCIILGRVGSLGASIVVMIVFSFFCQAACGLTFGVVPFVSRRSLGLISGMTGGGGNVGAVLTQLIFFRGSKYSKDRGIMLMGVMIICCTLPICLIYFPQWGGIFCGPSSTKIATEEDYYLSEWTSEEKEKGLHLSSLKFADNSRRERGRKEDSETRPVDESPSTQV, encoded by the exons ATGGAGATAGAAGGGCAAGCCACTGTAAAGGAATCTCAGCCTCCAAAATTCGCTCTTCCAGTGGATTCAGAACACAAGGCAACTGAGTTCCGGTTGTTCTCAGTAGCTGCCCCTCACATGCGGGCATTCCATCTGTCTTGGGTTTCTTTCTTTGCCTGTTTTGTCTCTACTTTTGCTGCTCCACCCCTTCTTCCTATCATACGTGACAACCTCAACCTCACTGCCTCTGACATTGGTAATGCGGGCATTGCATCAGTGTCAGGTGCAGTTTTTGCTCGAGTTGCTATGGGGACTGCTTGTGACCTTTTTGGACCCCGTCTAGCCTCTGCCTCATTGATCCTCATCACTGCACCAGCAGTTTACTTCACTTCCATCGCCTCATCTTCTACTTCTTTTCTCCTGGTGCGTTTTTTCACTGGCTTCTCTCTGGCCACTTTTGTCTCAACTCAATTCTGGATGAGCTCTATGTTTTCAGCCCCGGTAGTTGGCACGGCTAATGGCGTTGCAGGTGGTTGGGGTAACCTTGGCGGTGGGGCAACGCAACTAATCATGCCCCTTGTGTTTGCCCTCATCCGTGACATTGGAGCCATCAAATTTACAGCTTGGAGAATTGCGTTTTTCATTCCTGCCCTGTTTCAGACACTATCGGCATTTGCAGTCTTGATCTTTGGCAAGGACTTGCCGGACGGAAACTTTAGGCGGCTGCAGAAAGCAGGGgataaaacaaaagataaattcTCAAATGTCTTCTatcatggaataaaaaattacagGGGGTGGATCCTGGCGCTCAGTTATGGGTATTGTTTTGGGGTAGAGCTGACAATAGACAACATTGTCGCAGAATACTTCTATGACAGATTTGACCTCAAACTCCATACAGCAGGAATGATTGCAGCAAGCTTTGGTCTAGCAAACATTGTTTCTCGACCAGGTGGTGGAATGCTCTCAGATGCAGTAGGGAAGAGGTTTGGAATGAGGGGGAGGTTGTGGGCTTTGTGGGTAGTGCAGACCTTGGGAGGTGTTTTCTGCATCATACTTGGACGAGTTGGATCTTTAGGCGCGTCCATTGTGGTGATGATTGTGTTCTCTTTTTTCTGCCAAGCAGCATGTGGACTCACATTTGGGGTGGTGCCTTTTGTCTCACGAAG GTCATTGGGGCTGATATCTGGTATGACTGGAGGTGGTGGAAACGTGGGTGCGGTTCTAACTCAACTAATTTTCTTCAGAGGATCCAAATACTCAAAAGACAGAGGGATAATGCTCATGGGTGTCATGATTATATGCTGCACTCTTCCAATTTGTCTTATATACTTCCCACAATGGGGTGGAATTTTTTGTGGTCCATCATCTACAAAGATCGCTACAGAGGAAGACTACTACTTGTCCGAATGGACTTCagaggagaaggagaaaggCCTGCATCTATCAAGCTTAAAGTTTGCAGATAACAGCAGACGTGAAAGAGGTAGAAAAGAAGATTCTGAAACCAGGCCAGTAGATGAAAGCCCATCAACACAAGTCTAG
- the LOC18110501 gene encoding uncharacterized protein LOC18110501 isoform X4 → MKRGTEKRNNGYVSISHTSKHTETLNTRLPVTPSFFRSSIGNSCGGASIYHIDGPIYSLCPELLCAGKPLTISIETKVFSPLRLRCPYRQCHRLVTSSDVACRQLAIGVITVATGLCSGGCSSIQ, encoded by the exons GTATGTGAGCATAAGCCACACATCCAAACACACGGAAACACTCAACACTAGGCTTCCTGTTACTCCAAGCTTCTTCAGGAGTAGTATTGGGAACAGCTGTGGTGGGGCTTCTATTTATCACATAGATGGACCAATTTACAGCCTCTGCCCAGAATTGCTTTG TGCAGGTAAACCCTTGACCATCTCCATTGAAACCAAGGTTTTCAGCCCCTTGAGGCTTAGATGCCCATATCGACAGTGCCATAGATTGGTGACATCTTCAGATGTTGCTTGTAGACAACTAGCCATTGGAGTTATCACAGTAGCAA CTGGCCTATGCTCAGGAGGTTGTTCTTCAATTCAG tga
- the LOC18110501 gene encoding uncharacterized protein LOC18110501 isoform X3 — protein MKRGTEKRNNGYVSISHTSKHTETLNTRLPVTPSFFRSSIGNSCGGASIYHIDGPIYSLCPELLCAGKPLTISIETKVFSPLRLRCPYRQCHRLVTSSDVACRQLAIGVITVATGLCSGGCSSIQRIWLK, from the exons GTATGTGAGCATAAGCCACACATCCAAACACACGGAAACACTCAACACTAGGCTTCCTGTTACTCCAAGCTTCTTCAGGAGTAGTATTGGGAACAGCTGTGGTGGGGCTTCTATTTATCACATAGATGGACCAATTTACAGCCTCTGCCCAGAATTGCTTTG TGCAGGTAAACCCTTGACCATCTCCATTGAAACCAAGGTTTTCAGCCCCTTGAGGCTTAGATGCCCATATCGACAGTGCCATAGATTGGTGACATCTTCAGATGTTGCTTGTAGACAACTAGCCATTGGAGTTATCACAGTAGCAA CTGGCCTATGCTCAGGAGGTTGTTCTTCAATTCAG AGAATATGGTTGAAGTAA
- the LOC18110501 gene encoding uncharacterized protein LOC18110501 isoform X1, producing MKRGTEKRNNGYVSISHTSKHTETLNTRLPVTPSFFRSSIGNSCGGASIYHIDGPIYSLCPELLCAGKPLTISIETKVFSPLRLRCPYRQCHRLVTSSDVACRQLAIGVITVATGLCSGGCSSIQFHGIPNGL from the exons GTATGTGAGCATAAGCCACACATCCAAACACACGGAAACACTCAACACTAGGCTTCCTGTTACTCCAAGCTTCTTCAGGAGTAGTATTGGGAACAGCTGTGGTGGGGCTTCTATTTATCACATAGATGGACCAATTTACAGCCTCTGCCCAGAATTGCTTTG TGCAGGTAAACCCTTGACCATCTCCATTGAAACCAAGGTTTTCAGCCCCTTGAGGCTTAGATGCCCATATCGACAGTGCCATAGATTGGTGACATCTTCAGATGTTGCTTGTAGACAACTAGCCATTGGAGTTATCACAGTAGCAA CTGGCCTATGCTCAGGAGGTTGTTCTTCAATTCAG TTTCATGGAATCCCAAATGGCCTTTGA
- the LOC18110501 gene encoding uncharacterized protein LOC18110501 isoform X2: MKRGTEKRNNGYVSISHTSKHTETLNTRLPVTPSFFRSSIGNSCGGASIYHIDGPIYSLCPELLCAGKPLTISIETKVFSPLRLRCPYRQCHRLVTSSDVACRQLAIGVITVATGLCSGGCSSIQRQRIWLK, encoded by the exons GTATGTGAGCATAAGCCACACATCCAAACACACGGAAACACTCAACACTAGGCTTCCTGTTACTCCAAGCTTCTTCAGGAGTAGTATTGGGAACAGCTGTGGTGGGGCTTCTATTTATCACATAGATGGACCAATTTACAGCCTCTGCCCAGAATTGCTTTG TGCAGGTAAACCCTTGACCATCTCCATTGAAACCAAGGTTTTCAGCCCCTTGAGGCTTAGATGCCCATATCGACAGTGCCATAGATTGGTGACATCTTCAGATGTTGCTTGTAGACAACTAGCCATTGGAGTTATCACAGTAGCAA CTGGCCTATGCTCAGGAGGTTGTTCTTCAATTCAG AGACAGAGAATATGGTTGAAGTAA